The Lacipirellula parvula genome window below encodes:
- a CDS encoding arylsulfatase, with the protein MKHFALCVSLAFILGAFGVSSTAHAAHAADAPNRPNVVVILVDDMGFSDIGCYGSEIPTPNIDALAQHGVRFTQFYNTARCSPTRASLLTGLYPHQAGMGHLDNIVHEGSKGTTGRLRDDAVTMAEVLHDAGYLTCMTGKWHMGQQHGTPPWKRGFDRSLNSPSGGIYFRKQPYRPEIFLNGEKKMKDDPLFGEKWYSSDLWTDWGMKFIDEARAEKKPFFLYLAYCAPHFPLMAPAEEIAKYRGKYKQNWEKLREARHKRQIELGIVDAAWPLSEIPEQVPNWDELSDEEKDRFDHIMAIYAAMLDRVDQNVGKLVAGLKERGELDNTIIFFMSDNGGNAESGPRGIYEGENPGGPNSRVFLGQSWATLNNTPFRRYKHFTHEGGISTPLIVSWPDGIPTARDGKLVKEPGHLVDVMATVVDVTGAKYPTEYHGHQIQPMEGVNLMPAIDGEKLERKNPIYFEHEGNRTVRRGKWKLVMKHKGPWELYDIDADRTEQHDVIAEQPELAKELIADWEAWAKRADVGPWPGKARQEWGDEKAPGKKAKQKAKQRAKQQKAAAT; encoded by the coding sequence ATGAAACACTTCGCACTCTGCGTTTCGCTCGCGTTCATCCTTGGTGCATTTGGCGTCAGCAGCACCGCCCACGCCGCCCACGCCGCCGACGCTCCCAACCGCCCGAACGTCGTCGTCATCCTCGTCGACGACATGGGCTTCTCCGACATCGGCTGTTACGGCAGCGAGATTCCCACGCCGAACATCGACGCCCTCGCGCAGCATGGCGTGCGCTTCACGCAGTTCTACAACACGGCCCGCTGCAGTCCGACGCGGGCGTCGTTGCTCACTGGTCTCTACCCGCATCAGGCGGGGATGGGGCATCTCGACAACATCGTTCACGAAGGTTCGAAGGGAACCACTGGTCGGCTTCGCGACGACGCCGTCACGATGGCCGAGGTGCTGCACGACGCCGGCTACCTCACCTGCATGACCGGCAAATGGCACATGGGCCAGCAGCACGGAACGCCGCCGTGGAAGCGAGGGTTTGATCGCTCGCTCAATTCCCCGAGCGGCGGCATCTACTTCCGCAAGCAGCCGTACCGTCCGGAGATTTTTCTCAACGGCGAGAAGAAGATGAAGGACGATCCGCTCTTCGGCGAGAAGTGGTACAGCAGCGATCTATGGACCGACTGGGGGATGAAGTTCATCGACGAAGCGCGGGCGGAGAAGAAGCCCTTCTTCCTGTACCTCGCGTACTGCGCCCCGCACTTTCCGCTGATGGCGCCGGCTGAGGAGATCGCCAAGTACCGCGGCAAGTACAAGCAAAACTGGGAGAAGCTGCGCGAAGCGCGTCACAAACGGCAGATTGAACTCGGGATCGTCGACGCGGCGTGGCCGCTCAGCGAGATTCCGGAGCAAGTGCCGAACTGGGATGAACTGAGCGACGAAGAGAAGGATCGCTTCGATCACATCATGGCGATTTACGCGGCGATGCTTGATCGGGTTGATCAGAACGTCGGCAAGCTCGTCGCGGGTTTAAAAGAGCGGGGCGAGCTCGACAACACGATTATCTTCTTCATGTCCGACAACGGCGGCAACGCCGAGTCGGGCCCGCGCGGCATTTACGAAGGCGAGAACCCGGGCGGGCCGAACTCGCGGGTGTTCCTCGGCCAGAGTTGGGCGACGCTCAACAACACGCCGTTCCGCCGCTACAAGCACTTCACGCACGAGGGGGGCATCTCGACGCCGCTGATCGTCAGTTGGCCCGACGGCATCCCGACCGCTCGCGACGGCAAACTCGTGAAGGAGCCGGGGCACTTGGTCGACGTGATGGCGACTGTCGTTGACGTCACCGGCGCTAAGTATCCTACCGAGTACCACGGTCACCAGATTCAGCCGATGGAAGGGGTGAACCTGATGCCCGCCATCGACGGCGAGAAGCTGGAGCGGAAGAACCCGATTTACTTCGAGCACGAAGGGAATCGGACCGTTCGTCGCGGCAAGTGGAAGCTGGTGATGAAGCACAAGGGGCCGTGGGAACTCTACGACATCGACGCCGATCGCACCGAGCAGCACGACGTCATTGCCGAACAGCCGGAGTTGGCGAAGGAGCTGATCGCCGACTGGGAAGCGTGGGCCAAGCGGGCCGACGTGGGACCATGGCCGGGGAAGGCTCGGCAAGAGTGGGGCGATGAGAAAGCCCCTGGGAAGAAAGCCAAGCAGAAGGCGAAGCAACGAGCGAAGCAGCAGAAGGCTGCGGCGACGTAA
- the argS gene encoding arginine--tRNA ligase, which translates to MNILAELRARVATALVEVAGAEQGVAELAAMVLPSQDAKFGEYQANCAMPLGKRLGKPPREVAAALVEKLNVADLCETPEIAGPGFINLRLKDAFVTAKLQAALPDVDRIGIAPVAAPRTYVVDYSSPNVAKPMHVGHIRSTVIGDALCSVLKFVGHRTISDNHIGDWGTQFGMIIYGWKHFGDEAAFKKTPVPELTRLYRLVNSLVEYHAVRDEALPAAATKVGEQESRVSQLELAPTPADPAEQKKHAKRISQAQGQLADLRREYKELEAKITEFEADTKQKALANAHPTIGQAVLAETAALHAGDATNRALWERFLPPCLAEIEETYKRLGVTFDYALGESFYEGDLAGVVADLKAKGLAKPSDGAMCVFLPGQEAPFLVQKKDGAFLYATTDLATIAYRMREWKPDAMLYVVDHRQSFHFDSLFATARLWGIENVEFQHISFGTVLGDDGKPFKTRSGSSVGLSGLLDEAVERALAIVSANDDARPEPMLSIDERQIVAERVGIGAIKYADLAHNRTSDYKFSYDKMLAMTGNTAAYMQYSYARVSSIFGKGGVDPNQLRASGARISVDHPAERALGVAILQFSEALDRVVGDYRPNYLTDYLYELAGKYSSFFENCPVLKAENDDLRTSRLLLCDLTSRTLARGLDLLGIEVVERM; encoded by the coding sequence ATGAACATTTTGGCTGAACTGCGAGCACGCGTCGCAACCGCGCTGGTCGAGGTGGCGGGCGCCGAGCAGGGGGTCGCGGAGCTCGCTGCGATGGTGCTCCCCAGCCAGGATGCGAAGTTTGGCGAGTACCAAGCGAACTGCGCGATGCCGCTCGGCAAGCGGCTCGGCAAGCCGCCGCGCGAGGTCGCGGCGGCGCTCGTCGAGAAGCTGAACGTCGCCGACCTCTGCGAGACGCCCGAGATTGCCGGCCCCGGGTTCATCAACCTGCGCCTGAAAGATGCGTTCGTCACCGCGAAGCTGCAGGCAGCGCTCCCCGACGTCGACCGCATCGGCATCGCCCCCGTCGCGGCGCCGCGGACGTATGTGGTCGACTACTCGTCGCCCAACGTCGCCAAGCCGATGCACGTCGGGCACATTCGCTCGACGGTGATCGGCGACGCCCTCTGCAGCGTGCTGAAGTTCGTCGGCCATCGGACGATCAGCGACAACCACATCGGCGACTGGGGCACCCAGTTCGGGATGATCATCTACGGCTGGAAGCATTTCGGCGATGAAGCGGCGTTCAAAAAGACGCCGGTGCCGGAGCTGACGCGGCTCTATCGGCTCGTGAACTCGCTAGTCGAGTACCACGCCGTGCGCGACGAAGCGCTGCCGGCCGCGGCGACGAAGGTCGGCGAGCAAGAAAGCCGCGTCTCGCAGCTCGAACTCGCGCCGACGCCTGCCGACCCGGCTGAGCAGAAGAAGCACGCCAAGCGCATCAGCCAGGCCCAAGGCCAACTCGCCGACCTACGGCGCGAGTACAAGGAACTCGAAGCAAAGATCACCGAGTTCGAAGCCGACACGAAGCAAAAGGCGCTCGCCAACGCACATCCGACGATCGGCCAAGCGGTGCTCGCCGAAACGGCCGCGCTCCATGCGGGCGACGCGACGAACCGCGCGCTGTGGGAGCGGTTCCTGCCGCCGTGCCTCGCGGAAATCGAAGAGACCTACAAGCGGCTCGGCGTGACGTTCGATTACGCCCTTGGCGAAAGTTTTTACGAAGGCGATCTCGCCGGCGTCGTTGCCGACCTGAAAGCCAAGGGCCTCGCGAAGCCGAGCGACGGCGCCATGTGCGTCTTCCTGCCGGGGCAAGAGGCGCCGTTCCTCGTGCAAAAGAAAGACGGGGCGTTTCTCTATGCGACGACTGACCTCGCGACGATCGCCTACCGCATGCGGGAGTGGAAGCCCGACGCGATGCTGTACGTCGTCGACCATCGGCAGTCGTTCCACTTCGATTCGCTGTTCGCCACCGCGCGACTGTGGGGCATCGAGAACGTCGAGTTCCAGCACATCAGCTTCGGCACGGTGCTCGGCGACGACGGCAAACCGTTCAAGACGCGATCGGGCTCGTCGGTCGGCCTCAGCGGACTGCTCGATGAAGCCGTCGAGCGAGCGCTAGCGATCGTCAGCGCGAACGACGACGCGCGGCCCGAGCCAATGCTCTCGATCGACGAGCGGCAAATCGTCGCCGAACGGGTCGGCATCGGGGCGATCAAGTACGCCGACCTCGCGCACAATCGCACGAGCGACTACAAGTTCAGCTACGACAAGATGCTGGCGATGACCGGCAACACCGCGGCGTACATGCAGTACAGCTACGCCCGCGTCAGCAGCATTTTTGGCAAGGGTGGCGTCGATCCGAACCAGCTGCGAGCGAGCGGCGCGCGGATCTCGGTCGACCATCCGGCCGAACGGGCCCTCGGCGTCGCGATTCTGCAGTTCAGCGAAGCGCTCGACCGCGTCGTCGGCGACTACCGGCCGAACTACCTCACCGACTATCTGTACGAATTGGCGGGGAAGTATTCGTCGTTCTTCGAGAACTGCCCGGTGCTGAAAGCGGAGAACGACGACCTGCGCACGAGCCGGCTGCTGTTGTGCGACCTCACGTCGCGAACGCTGGCGCGCGGCCTTGACCTGCTCGGCATCGAAGTTGTTGAGCGGATGTAG
- the rsfS gene encoding ribosome silencing factor, whose product MKSAADRSYQLAIAAARTAEENRAENIVILDMRTITPVFDYFVIGTGNSRRQLHAISEEIEHVLEDELKDKRMGIEGYQESRWILLDYGNVVIHLFDGETREFYALEDFWSEAQRVPLPWKPEESAPAEKAGE is encoded by the coding sequence TTGAAGTCCGCCGCCGACCGCAGCTACCAACTGGCGATCGCCGCCGCCCGCACGGCTGAAGAAAACCGCGCCGAGAACATCGTCATCCTCGACATGCGGACGATTACGCCGGTGTTCGACTACTTCGTCATTGGCACCGGCAACAGCCGCCGGCAGCTCCACGCCATCAGCGAAGAAATCGAGCACGTGCTCGAGGACGAACTGAAGGACAAGCGGATGGGAATCGAAGGGTACCAGGAAAGCCGCTGGATCCTGCTCGACTACGGCAACGTGGTGATCCATCTGTTCGACGGCGAAACGCGCGAGTTCTACGCGCTTGAAGATTTCTGGAGCGAAGCCCAGCGCGTCCCGCTGCCTTGGAAGCCTGAGGAATCGGCGCCTGCTGAGAAGGCTGGCGAATAA
- the bcp gene encoding thioredoxin-dependent thiol peroxidase, which yields MSDWIEPGQKAPAFTLTADDGSKVRLADLAGSPVVLYFYPKDDTPGCTKEACAFRDLKKDLQKHGAKVFGVSADDVASHVKFRDKFKLNFPLLADVDHAVAEKYGAWREKNMYGKVSMGIQRSTYLIDATGKVAKVWKRVQVDGHDQKVLEALGELQNDE from the coding sequence ATGTCCGACTGGATTGAACCCGGCCAAAAGGCGCCCGCTTTCACTCTGACAGCCGACGACGGCTCGAAGGTTCGCCTGGCCGATCTCGCCGGCAGCCCGGTCGTCCTTTACTTCTATCCCAAGGACGACACCCCCGGCTGCACGAAGGAGGCCTGTGCCTTCCGCGATCTCAAGAAGGATTTGCAGAAGCATGGGGCCAAGGTGTTCGGCGTTAGCGCCGACGACGTCGCCAGTCATGTGAAGTTCCGCGACAAGTTCAAGCTGAACTTCCCGCTGCTCGCCGACGTCGATCATGCCGTCGCCGAAAAGTACGGCGCGTGGCGCGAGAAAAATATGTACGGCAAAGTGTCGATGGGTATCCAGCGCAGCACCTACCTCATCGACGCCACGGGCAAAGTGGCGAAGGTGTGGAAGCGAGTGCAAGTCGACGGGCACGATCAAAAGGTTCTTGAAGCGCTCGGTGAGCTGCAGAATGACGAATGA
- a CDS encoding MFS transporter, whose amino-acid sequence MPLPNAFRALAHRNYRLFLVGQGVSMMGTWMQTTGLSWLVYKLTNDSFLLGLVSFCGQIPAFFLSPLAGVMSDRFDRRRTLFVTQTISMIQAVSLVALTWTGHIEIWQIIALSAVLGMVNAFDMPTRQAFLSDMAPTRVDLPNAIALNSSMFNLSRLIGPVIGGAILARWGATACFLANAISYTAVIAALAAMTNLPIRVAPRLGRVSSGLAEGFKYAFGFAPIRALLMMIAMVSLLGMPISTLLPVFAKDVLHGEAQTFGYLLAASGAGALTGALYLANRRSVVGLGKPIGGAAVTFGASMIAFSFSQSVLLSCGILLIAGFSMLLTLAGCNTLLQTIVDDDKRGRVMSLYAMAFMGTVPVGSLLAGTLANQFGAPLAARINGVLCIVGAAAFILRLPALRKQVLPIYQRVGLVPPITAAVEAVAELQAAPEDA is encoded by the coding sequence ATGCCGCTGCCTAACGCATTCCGCGCGCTCGCTCATCGCAACTACCGCCTGTTCCTCGTGGGACAGGGGGTGTCGATGATGGGCACGTGGATGCAGACGACCGGCTTGTCGTGGCTCGTCTACAAACTGACGAACGACTCGTTTCTGCTGGGGCTCGTTTCTTTTTGCGGGCAGATCCCCGCGTTCTTTCTCTCGCCGCTTGCCGGCGTCATGTCCGATCGCTTTGATCGCCGGCGGACGCTGTTCGTGACGCAGACGATCTCGATGATCCAGGCCGTGTCGCTCGTGGCCCTTACCTGGACGGGGCACATCGAGATCTGGCAGATCATCGCGCTTAGCGCCGTGCTCGGCATGGTGAACGCGTTCGACATGCCGACGCGGCAGGCGTTTTTGTCTGATATGGCGCCGACGCGGGTCGATTTGCCGAACGCGATCGCGCTCAACTCGTCGATGTTCAACCTGTCGCGGCTCATCGGCCCGGTCATCGGCGGCGCCATCCTCGCCAGGTGGGGCGCCACGGCCTGCTTCTTGGCGAACGCCATCTCCTACACTGCGGTGATTGCCGCGCTGGCGGCGATGACCAATTTGCCCATCCGCGTCGCTCCGCGGCTTGGCCGCGTCAGCAGCGGTTTGGCGGAAGGGTTTAAGTACGCGTTTGGCTTCGCACCAATTCGCGCGCTGCTGATGATGATCGCCATGGTCAGCTTGCTCGGCATGCCGATCTCGACGTTGCTCCCCGTGTTCGCGAAAGACGTCCTACATGGCGAAGCGCAGACGTTCGGCTACTTACTCGCGGCGTCGGGAGCTGGCGCTCTCACTGGGGCGCTCTATCTCGCGAATCGCCGCAGCGTCGTTGGGCTCGGCAAACCAATCGGCGGCGCCGCGGTCACGTTCGGCGCCAGCATGATCGCTTTTTCCTTCTCGCAGAGCGTGCTCCTGTCCTGCGGCATCTTGCTGATCGCGGGATTCTCGATGTTGCTGACGCTTGCCGGTTGCAACACGCTGTTGCAGACGATTGTCGACGACGACAAGCGGGGCCGCGTCATGAGCCTGTATGCGATGGCGTTCATGGGAACCGTGCCAGTTGGCAGCTTGCTCGCCGGCACGCTGGCCAATCAGTTCGGCGCTCCGCTTGCCGCGCGGATCAACGGCGTGCTGTGCATCGTTGGCGCCGCGGCGTTCATCTTGCGACTGCCGGCGTTGCGGAAGCAGGTGCTGCCGATCTACCAGCGCGTGGGCCTTGTGCCGCCGATCACCGCGGCGGTGGAAGCGGTCGCTGAACTTCAAGCGGCGCCCGAAGACGCGTAG
- a CDS encoding EspF repeat-containing protein — protein MLLAPAASLRGRLQLPPPRRPHLALPLAEPRAPRDRRQPRAARLALPPVPRLPAPLPPVRQEARRPLAQLAQRRGLVLQARPPVRLQVQLQVRAEQQLQAAGRLAPAQGAARLLAAAVLPAAAVEDSAR, from the coding sequence GTGCTGCTGGCACCGGCGGCGTCGCTGCGGGGGCGCCTTCAGCTCCCTCCGCCCCGACGGCCGCATCTGGCCCTGCCTCTGGCGGAGCCTCGGGCGCCGCGGGATCGGCGCCAGCCTCGAGCGGCCCGGCTGGCGCTACCGCCGGTCCCGCGGCTTCCGGCCCCTCTGCCGCCGGTTCGCCAGGAGGCGCGTCGACCGCTGGCGCAGCTGGCCCAGCGGCGGGGCCTGGTCCTTCAGGCGCGGCCGCCGGTCCGGCTGCAGGTCCAGCTGCAGGTCCGGGCGGAGCAGCAGCTGCAGGCGGCGGGGCGGCTGGCCCCGGCGCAGGGGGCGGCTCGCCTCCTGGCGGCGGCGGTGCTCCCGGCGGCGGCGGTGGAGGACTCGGCACGTTAG
- a CDS encoding PIG-L deacetylase family protein: protein MHSLPTRRVALTLLAHPDDAEILCAGTLIRLAEAGWEIHIATVANGDCGTTMYSREEIARIRQAEGIAGAACIGATYHCLEEPDLNVVYSQETIRKTLDLFRAVAPTLLFTHPRHDYMIDHEQTHLLARGAAFGYGAPNSSTLPLLEGSAIPWLYYCDPVGATDPYTGEVVTPSTYVDVTAQMQRKAEMLACHASQREWLRAHHGMDEYIDAMRRHNADRGREVGAEFVEAFTMHRGHPFPQHDLLAELFGGHWQTVAP, encoded by the coding sequence ATGCATTCGCTTCCGACACGTCGCGTCGCGCTCACCCTGCTCGCCCATCCCGACGACGCTGAGATTCTGTGCGCCGGCACGCTCATTCGCCTCGCGGAGGCGGGTTGGGAGATTCACATTGCCACGGTCGCCAACGGCGATTGCGGCACGACGATGTACTCGCGGGAAGAGATCGCCCGCATTCGGCAGGCCGAAGGGATCGCCGGCGCCGCGTGCATCGGGGCGACTTACCATTGCCTCGAAGAGCCCGATCTCAACGTCGTCTACTCGCAGGAGACGATTCGTAAGACGCTCGACCTGTTCCGCGCGGTGGCGCCGACGCTGCTGTTCACCCACCCGCGGCACGACTACATGATCGATCACGAGCAGACCCACCTACTCGCTCGCGGCGCTGCGTTTGGGTACGGGGCGCCCAACTCGTCGACGTTGCCGCTGCTCGAGGGCTCGGCGATTCCGTGGCTTTACTACTGCGATCCGGTCGGCGCGACCGACCCCTACACCGGCGAGGTCGTTACGCCGTCGACCTACGTCGACGTGACCGCGCAGATGCAACGTAAGGCCGAGATGCTGGCTTGCCACGCCTCGCAGCGCGAATGGCTGCGGGCTCATCACGGCATGGACGAATACATCGACGCGATGCGTCGCCACAACGCCGACCGCGGCCGCGAAGTCGGCGCCGAGTTCGTCGAAGCCTTCACGATGCACCGCGGGCATCCGTTTCCGCAGCATGATTTGCTCGCGGAATTATTTGGCGGGCATTGGCAGACGGTAGCGCCGTAG
- a CDS encoding glutathione synthetase: MRIGFVVNDVATEQASYTTTRLGMCATNHGHEAWTLGVGDFVYKPDGSIHANARAASGKEYDSLEKYMTEIQGEDARQEQISLDDVDVLMLRNDPSEDTAERSWAQTTGILFGQLAAQRGTIVVNDPSNLANALNKTYFQHFPEQVRPKTCISRDPEEIKEFIAAQGGKGVIKPLQGSGGSSVFLVRKADAPNLNQMIEAVIRDGYCIAQEYLPAAKEGDIRLFVMNGRPLEHKGKYAAFRRVNKTGDMRSNMHSGGESEAVEIDDDALQLVEMVGPKLIADGMFLVGLDIVKDKLMEINVFTPGGLGSAQQATGVDFAEIVIADLVRKVRGKKYYGRNIGNAQIATM; this comes from the coding sequence ATGAGAATTGGCTTTGTCGTCAATGACGTCGCCACCGAGCAGGCGAGCTACACCACGACGCGGCTCGGCATGTGCGCGACTAACCACGGGCACGAAGCGTGGACGCTCGGCGTGGGTGATTTCGTTTACAAGCCCGACGGTTCGATCCACGCGAACGCCCGCGCTGCGAGCGGCAAGGAATACGACTCGCTCGAAAAGTACATGACGGAGATTCAAGGCGAAGACGCCCGGCAGGAACAAATTTCGCTCGACGACGTCGACGTGCTGATGCTGCGGAACGATCCGTCGGAGGACACGGCCGAGCGATCTTGGGCCCAAACCACTGGCATTCTGTTCGGCCAGCTCGCAGCGCAGCGCGGCACGATCGTCGTCAACGATCCGAGCAATTTGGCGAACGCGCTCAACAAGACTTACTTTCAGCACTTTCCCGAACAGGTGCGGCCGAAGACCTGCATCAGCCGCGACCCGGAAGAGATCAAGGAGTTCATCGCCGCGCAAGGAGGGAAGGGGGTCATCAAACCGCTGCAAGGTTCCGGCGGTTCGAGCGTCTTTTTGGTGCGAAAGGCCGACGCGCCGAACCTCAACCAGATGATCGAGGCGGTGATTCGCGACGGCTACTGCATCGCGCAGGAGTATCTGCCCGCGGCAAAGGAGGGCGACATTCGCCTGTTCGTAATGAACGGCCGGCCGCTAGAGCATAAGGGCAAGTACGCCGCGTTTCGCCGCGTGAACAAGACGGGCGACATGCGCAGCAACATGCACTCCGGCGGCGAGAGCGAAGCGGTGGAGATCGACGACGATGCGCTGCAACTCGTCGAGATGGTCGGCCCCAAACTGATCGCCGACGGGATGTTCTTGGTGGGGCTCGACATCGTGAAGGACAAGTTGATGGAGATCAACGTCTTCACGCCCGGCGGACTGGGGAGCGCTCAGCAAGCGACTGGAGTCGACTTCGCCGAGATCGTCATCGCCGACTTGGTGCGGAAAGTGCGCGGCAAGAAGTATTACGGACGGAATATTGGCAACGCGCAAATTGCGACGATGTGA
- a CDS encoding flavohemoglobin expression-modulating QEGLA motif protein, producing the protein MPVAPNEPTDHFISTDKPTMPARPADADFDALIAIVRDRLSRNMRIRRNLPGGGRLRLDRQLPFLCVYRTPPRAEGESPADQPRDRSAAELVTTEAAYLFASGEPEFAERLSQLCAAINEVLRDHLGSLLILELWSLDDGDDAAKSRTALRPGFRITASAEPTLASTVDALAEGLRAIKLHGLRADVEVIDDDQPGAPGLPSLSRQCAADGCLTIGIGVRPVYRNAATGELYPLVLQSLRRQLAVALRKGVFAFTGREKSQPLAHYEALGPSTIPKAARAVDQQLSEISQSFDFLLQVTPVNAEKAWEDFEASGYAKAPTLHYRPLPYHPSLLKRQLYSIPIEHVEDASLVQLFEQKQDELDKQLDALKHLGTRAFFYDSLHLYGSPDEDLVRLADSILDHTRAAADDIHENCVPADQVAAAAREHIDYYHQRLPDFQASVQVCDTIASALMVAQDRLFISERSSIRPQRLEPLLHHEVGTHLLTYFNGRQQPLRQLYAGFPGYEALQEGLAVLAEYLVGGLSVGRTRTLAARVLAVRSMLRGESFMETFELLHDEHHLGPRSAFMTALRVHRGGGLSKDAIYLRGLRDLLTYLREGHELEPLYVGKISLEEVRLVQELRRRGVIQPPALLPRFWDEPNYRARLALCRRLSLVELLEQLL; encoded by the coding sequence ATGCCAGTGGCACCCAATGAACCAACCGATCACTTCATCTCGACTGACAAACCTACGATGCCCGCCCGCCCCGCCGACGCCGATTTTGATGCCCTCATCGCCATCGTGCGTGATCGGCTGAGCCGCAACATGCGCATCCGGCGAAACCTCCCCGGCGGCGGCCGGCTGCGACTCGATCGCCAGCTGCCGTTCCTGTGCGTTTACCGCACCCCGCCGCGTGCCGAAGGCGAATCGCCAGCCGACCAGCCGCGCGACCGCAGCGCTGCCGAACTCGTCACCACCGAAGCGGCTTACCTCTTCGCCAGCGGCGAGCCGGAGTTCGCCGAAAGGCTCAGCCAACTCTGCGCCGCAATCAACGAAGTGCTCCGCGATCACCTTGGCTCGCTGTTGATTCTCGAACTTTGGTCACTCGACGACGGCGACGACGCGGCCAAGTCGCGCACCGCACTGCGCCCCGGCTTTCGCATCACAGCGTCCGCCGAGCCAACGCTGGCCAGCACAGTCGACGCCCTCGCGGAGGGATTGCGAGCGATCAAGCTCCACGGCCTTCGCGCCGATGTGGAAGTGATCGACGACGATCAACCTGGGGCGCCAGGCCTGCCGAGCCTATCGCGGCAATGCGCGGCCGACGGCTGCCTGACCATCGGCATCGGCGTGCGACCTGTCTATCGCAACGCCGCGACTGGGGAACTCTATCCGCTCGTGCTACAGTCGCTGCGGCGGCAACTTGCCGTGGCGCTCCGCAAAGGAGTCTTTGCCTTCACAGGGCGAGAGAAGTCGCAACCACTCGCCCACTACGAAGCGCTCGGTCCGTCAACGATCCCGAAGGCGGCGCGGGCCGTCGATCAACAGTTATCCGAAATTTCACAGTCGTTCGACTTCCTGCTCCAAGTGACGCCCGTGAACGCCGAGAAGGCGTGGGAAGATTTCGAAGCGAGCGGCTACGCCAAGGCGCCGACGCTCCACTACCGGCCGTTGCCGTACCATCCGAGTTTGCTGAAACGGCAGCTTTACTCGATTCCGATCGAGCATGTCGAAGACGCCAGCCTGGTGCAGTTGTTCGAGCAGAAGCAGGACGAACTCGACAAGCAGCTTGATGCGCTCAAGCACTTGGGAACGCGTGCGTTTTTCTACGATAGCCTCCACCTCTACGGCTCGCCTGACGAAGATCTGGTGCGGCTCGCCGACTCGATTCTCGATCACACCCGCGCAGCGGCGGACGACATTCACGAAAACTGCGTCCCCGCGGATCAGGTCGCTGCGGCGGCTCGCGAGCATATCGACTACTACCACCAGCGGCTTCCCGACTTCCAAGCCAGCGTGCAGGTCTGCGACACGATTGCGTCGGCATTGATGGTCGCCCAAGACCGGCTGTTCATCTCGGAGCGTTCGAGCATCCGCCCGCAGCGGCTCGAACCGCTGCTGCATCACGAAGTCGGCACCCATTTGCTCACCTATTTCAACGGCCGACAGCAGCCGCTGCGGCAGCTGTACGCCGGTTTCCCTGGCTACGAGGCGCTGCAAGAGGGGCTCGCCGTTCTCGCCGAGTACCTGGTTGGCGGGCTGTCGGTGGGGCGGACGCGAACGCTGGCCGCGCGGGTGCTCGCCGTGCGATCAATGCTCCGCGGCGAATCGTTCATGGAAACGTTCGAACTCCTCCACGACGAGCACCACCTTGGCCCGCGATCGGCCTTCATGACCGCGCTGCGGGTCCATCGTGGCGGCGGGTTGAGCAAAGACGCAATCTACCTGCGCGGATTGCGGGACTTGCTCACGTACTTGCGGGAGGGGCACGAGCTCGAACCTCTCTACGTCGGCAAGATTTCGCTCGAAGAGGTCCGATTGGTCCAAGAATTGCGTCGTCGGGGAGTAATCCAACCGCCGGCCCTGTTGCCGCGGTTTTGGGATGAGCCGAACTATCGAGCCCGGCTCGCGCTTTGCCGCCGCTTGTCTCTCGTCGAACTTCTGGAACAACTCCTATGA